From the Jatrophihabitans endophyticus genome, one window contains:
- a CDS encoding deoxyguanosinetriphosphate triphosphohydrolase has protein sequence MDSGYGPADRARRVEEPPKRAGAQRGAVDRDDFARDRARVLHSYAFRRLADKTQVVVPGEDDFPRTRLTHSLEVAQIGREIAAALGCDPDIVDTAGLAHDIGHPPFGHNGETALDEVAGECGGFEGNAQTLRVLTRLEAKTLDAAGRPAGLNLTRATLDATCKYPWARRPEGGKFGVYGDDRAAFGWVRGEGGGERRCLEAQVMDWADDVAYSVHDVEDGIHAGQVRLAELDDAEREVLCRIAASDYSTRRPEQLAPVLDELLALPTLRDLADYDGTHRAQAAAKRAASELTGRFSVAAVEATRAVHGHERLRRYDADLVVPDRVAAECALLKAVAVHYVMRRPGAVQRQAGQRRLLAELVSALLDGAPGSLDRGLAPRWQAAGTAADRLRVVVDQVAQLTDSSAVAWHERLVRPRHTGVRPAL, from the coding sequence GTGGACAGCGGGTACGGGCCGGCCGACCGCGCCCGCCGGGTGGAGGAGCCGCCCAAGCGGGCCGGGGCCCAGCGCGGCGCGGTCGACCGGGACGACTTCGCCCGCGATCGCGCCCGCGTGCTGCACTCGTACGCGTTCCGCCGGCTGGCCGACAAGACGCAGGTCGTGGTCCCGGGCGAGGACGACTTCCCGCGCACCCGGCTGACGCATTCGCTGGAGGTCGCGCAGATCGGCCGGGAGATCGCGGCCGCGCTCGGCTGCGACCCCGACATCGTCGACACCGCCGGGCTGGCGCACGACATCGGCCACCCGCCGTTCGGCCACAACGGCGAGACGGCCCTCGACGAGGTGGCGGGGGAGTGCGGCGGCTTCGAGGGCAACGCCCAGACGCTGCGCGTGCTGACCCGTCTCGAGGCCAAGACGTTGGACGCGGCGGGTCGCCCGGCCGGGCTCAATCTCACCCGCGCCACCCTCGACGCCACCTGCAAGTACCCGTGGGCACGGCGGCCCGAGGGGGGCAAGTTCGGCGTCTACGGCGACGACCGCGCGGCGTTCGGCTGGGTGCGCGGCGAGGGCGGCGGCGAGCGACGCTGCCTGGAGGCGCAGGTGATGGACTGGGCCGACGACGTCGCGTACTCGGTCCACGACGTCGAGGACGGCATCCACGCCGGCCAGGTGCGGCTGGCCGAGCTGGACGACGCCGAGCGCGAGGTGCTCTGCCGCATCGCGGCGAGCGACTACTCGACCCGCCGTCCGGAGCAGCTGGCGCCGGTGCTCGACGAGCTGCTCGCGCTGCCGACACTGCGCGACCTCGCCGACTACGACGGCACGCACCGGGCGCAGGCGGCGGCCAAGCGGGCGGCGAGCGAGCTCACGGGCCGGTTCTCGGTCGCCGCCGTCGAGGCCACCCGGGCCGTCCACGGCCACGAGCGGCTGCGCCGCTACGACGCCGACCTCGTCGTCCCCGACCGGGTCGCGGCCGAGTGCGCGCTGCTCAAGGCGGTCGCGGTGCACTACGTCATGCGCCGCCCGGGTGCGGTGCAGCGCCAGGCCGGCCAGCGGCGGCTGCTCGCCGAGCTCGTCAGCGCCCTCCTCGACGGCGCGCCGGGCAGCCTCGACCGCGGCCTCGCGCCGCGCTGGCAGGCGGCCGGCACGGCCGCCGACCGGCTGCGCGTCGTCGTCG
- a CDS encoding NAD(P)-dependent oxidoreductase — protein MDGQLGAEAAQEHGYKLLVGIGVATMRVAVLGTGTMGAGMARSARREGLDVTVWNRTAERARPLAADGITVAGSVTEAVSAADAVITMLYDTDAVLAVTAELVAALDGGAVWLQAATVGPGGIGRIAAAAGDATLLDAPVLGTKQPAEQGTLVPLVSGDPAAIDRVRPLLEAIGARTVVAGERLGDGSALKLACNAWLATITAATAQSVALARGLGVDPSLFLQAIDGGPVNSPYAQLKGGAMLARDWTPSFALDGLRKDIALVAGAAADAGVDTTLADALARVFAQASERGHGADDIAAVVTAWD, from the coding sequence ATCGACGGACAGCTCGGAGCGGAAGCGGCGCAGGAACACGGCTACAAACTACTCGTCGGGATCGGGGTGGCAACGATGCGCGTTGCGGTGCTGGGGACCGGGACGATGGGCGCCGGCATGGCGCGCTCGGCCCGGCGCGAGGGGCTGGACGTGACGGTGTGGAACCGCACGGCGGAGCGGGCCCGACCACTGGCCGCGGACGGCATCACCGTCGCCGGCTCGGTGACCGAGGCGGTCTCGGCCGCCGACGCCGTGATCACCATGCTGTACGACACCGACGCGGTGCTCGCGGTCACCGCCGAGCTGGTCGCGGCGCTCGACGGCGGGGCGGTCTGGCTGCAGGCGGCCACCGTCGGCCCCGGCGGTATCGGCCGCATCGCCGCCGCGGCGGGTGACGCCACGCTGCTGGACGCCCCGGTGCTGGGCACGAAGCAGCCGGCCGAGCAGGGCACGCTCGTCCCGCTGGTGTCCGGCGACCCCGCCGCGATCGACCGGGTACGCCCGCTGCTCGAGGCGATCGGCGCCAGGACCGTCGTCGCGGGCGAGCGGCTCGGCGACGGCAGCGCGCTCAAGCTGGCGTGCAACGCCTGGCTCGCGACCATCACCGCCGCCACCGCGCAGTCGGTCGCCCTGGCGCGCGGCCTCGGGGTCGACCCGTCGCTGTTCCTGCAGGCGATCGACGGCGGCCCGGTCAACTCCCCCTACGCCCAGCTCAAGGGTGGCGCCATGCTCGCGCGGGACTGGACCCCGTCCTTCGCGCTGGACGGCCTGCGCAAGGACATCGCGCTCGTCGCCGGCGCCGCCGCCGACGCGGGCGTCGACACCACGCTCGCCGACGCGCTCGCCCGCGTCTTCGCGCAGGCGTCGGAGCGCGGCCACGGCGCGGACGACATCGCCGCGGTCGTCACCGCCTGGGACTGA
- the ppdK gene encoding pyruvate, phosphate dikinase — MSHSTKYVYDFAEGSKDMKDLLGGKGANLAEMTNLGLPVPPGFTITTEACQAFLKSGHEPEELADEVSEHLAALERVMGKTLGQSDDPLLVSVRSGAKFSMPGMMETVLNIGLNDQSVRGLAKQAANERFAFDSYRRLIQMFGKTVLGIDGEHFDDALEDAKRARGSESDLDLDADDLRKLVETFKEVVVERAGRAFPQDPREQMDLAVRAVFESWNTERAVIYRRQERIPAELGTAVNVCSMVFGNLDMESGTGVAFTRDPASGAQGIYGDYLQNAQGEDVVAGIRNTVPLADLEELDKSSYDELLQIMQTLEQHYQDLCDIEFTIERGKLWMLQTRVGKRTAAAAFRIAVQLVDQGLIDMDEAVARVTGAQLAQLMFPRFDADARKSAIGKGMNASPGAAVGKVVFDSYTAVKWSRSGEDVILVRRETNPDDLNGMIAARGILTSRGGKTSHAAVVARGMGKTCVCGAESLDVDTKRRVIRTRKGDEIKEGDVISIDGTSGEVFLGEVPVVDSPVVRYFEDGTVDEGDDLVVAVDRVMRHADGARRMSVRANADTADDAARARRFGAQGIGLCRTEHMFLGDRRTLVERLILADTDDEREKQLGELLPLQREDFVGILEAMDGLPVTIRLLDPPLHEFLPDITELSVRVAVAEARGEPRENDLRMLQAVHKLHEQNPMLGLRGVRLGVVIPGLFEMQSRAILEAAAQRIQAGGVPRVEIMVPLVANVQEFETVKQAIIQVAREVRTETGVHLEFLVGTMIELPRAAMTADQIAEAAEFFSFGTNDLTQTTWGFSRDDVEAAFFSAYLEKGIFGVSPFESLDVEGVGELVRIATEKGRSRRPGLKLGVCGEHGGDPDSVHFFDRVGLDYVSCSPFRVPVARLEAGRGDRT, encoded by the coding sequence ATGTCGCACTCGACCAAGTACGTGTACGACTTCGCCGAAGGCAGCAAGGACATGAAGGACCTGCTGGGTGGCAAGGGCGCCAACCTGGCCGAGATGACGAACCTCGGCCTGCCGGTCCCACCGGGGTTCACCATCACCACCGAGGCCTGCCAGGCGTTCCTGAAGAGCGGCCACGAGCCCGAGGAGCTCGCCGACGAGGTCTCCGAGCACCTCGCCGCGCTCGAACGGGTCATGGGCAAGACGCTGGGCCAGTCCGACGACCCGCTGCTCGTCTCCGTCCGCTCCGGCGCGAAGTTCTCGATGCCCGGGATGATGGAGACCGTCCTCAACATCGGGCTGAACGACCAGTCGGTGCGCGGGCTGGCCAAGCAGGCGGCCAACGAACGCTTCGCGTTCGACTCCTACCGCCGGCTGATCCAGATGTTCGGCAAGACGGTGCTGGGCATCGACGGCGAGCACTTCGACGACGCGCTCGAGGACGCCAAGCGGGCCCGGGGCAGCGAGTCCGACCTCGACCTCGACGCCGACGACCTGCGCAAGCTGGTCGAGACGTTCAAGGAGGTCGTGGTCGAGCGGGCGGGCCGCGCGTTCCCGCAGGACCCCCGCGAGCAGATGGACCTCGCGGTCCGCGCGGTGTTCGAGTCCTGGAACACCGAGCGTGCGGTGATCTACCGGCGTCAGGAGCGCATCCCGGCCGAGCTCGGCACCGCCGTGAACGTGTGCTCCATGGTGTTCGGCAACCTGGACATGGAGTCCGGGACGGGCGTCGCCTTCACGCGCGACCCGGCCAGCGGCGCGCAGGGCATATACGGCGACTACCTGCAGAACGCCCAGGGCGAGGACGTCGTGGCCGGCATCCGCAACACCGTGCCGCTGGCCGACCTCGAGGAGCTCGACAAGTCCTCCTACGACGAGCTGCTGCAGATCATGCAGACGCTCGAGCAGCACTACCAGGACCTCTGCGACATCGAGTTCACCATCGAGCGCGGCAAGCTGTGGATGCTGCAGACCCGGGTGGGCAAGCGCACCGCGGCGGCCGCCTTCCGCATCGCCGTCCAGCTCGTCGACCAGGGCCTGATCGACATGGACGAGGCCGTCGCGCGCGTCACCGGCGCGCAGCTCGCGCAGCTGATGTTCCCGCGCTTCGACGCCGACGCCCGCAAGTCGGCCATCGGCAAGGGCATGAACGCCTCGCCCGGCGCCGCCGTGGGCAAGGTCGTCTTCGACTCCTACACCGCCGTGAAGTGGTCCCGCTCGGGCGAGGACGTCATCCTCGTGCGCCGCGAGACCAACCCCGACGACCTCAACGGCATGATCGCCGCGCGCGGCATCCTCACCTCGCGCGGCGGCAAGACGAGCCACGCCGCCGTCGTCGCGCGCGGCATGGGCAAGACCTGCGTGTGCGGTGCCGAGTCGCTCGACGTCGACACCAAGCGCCGCGTGATCCGCACCCGCAAGGGTGACGAGATCAAGGAGGGTGACGTCATCTCGATCGACGGCACCTCCGGCGAGGTCTTCCTCGGCGAGGTGCCGGTCGTCGACTCGCCCGTGGTGCGCTACTTCGAGGACGGGACGGTCGACGAGGGCGACGACCTCGTCGTGGCCGTGGACCGCGTCATGCGCCACGCGGACGGAGCGCGTCGCATGTCGGTGCGCGCCAACGCCGACACCGCCGACGACGCTGCCCGTGCGCGCCGGTTCGGCGCGCAGGGCATCGGGCTGTGCCGCACCGAGCACATGTTCCTCGGCGACCGCCGCACCCTCGTCGAGCGGCTGATCCTGGCCGACACCGACGACGAGCGGGAGAAGCAGCTCGGCGAGCTGCTGCCGCTGCAGCGCGAGGACTTCGTCGGCATCCTCGAGGCCATGGACGGCCTGCCCGTCACCATCCGGCTGCTCGACCCGCCGCTGCACGAGTTCCTGCCCGACATCACCGAGCTGTCGGTGCGGGTCGCGGTGGCCGAGGCCCGCGGCGAGCCCCGCGAGAACGACCTGCGGATGCTGCAGGCGGTGCACAAGCTGCACGAGCAGAACCCCATGCTGGGGCTGCGGGGCGTGCGGCTCGGCGTGGTGATCCCCGGGCTGTTCGAGATGCAGTCGCGCGCGATCCTCGAGGCCGCCGCGCAGCGGATCCAGGCCGGCGGGGTCCCGCGGGTCGAGATCATGGTGCCGCTGGTCGCGAACGTGCAGGAGTTCGAGACCGTGAAGCAGGCCATCATCCAGGTGGCTCGCGAGGTGCGCACCGAGACCGGCGTCCACCTCGAGTTCCTCGTCGGCACGATGATCGAGCTGCCCCGCGCGGCCATGACCGCCGACCAGATCGCCGAGGCCGCCGAGTTCTTCTCCTTCGGCACCAACGACCTGACCCAGACGACGTGGGGCTTCTCCCGCGACGACGTCGAGGCCGCGTTCTTCTCCGCCTACCTGGAGAAGGGCATCTTCGGCGTCAGCCCGTTCGAGTCGTTGGACGTCGAGGGCGTCGGCGAGCTCGTCCGCATCGCGACCGAGAAGGGCCGCTCGCGCCGCCCGGGCCTCAAGCTCGGCGTCTGCGGCGAGCACGGCGGCGACCCGGACTCCGTGCACTTCTTCGACCGGGTCGGGCTCGACTACGTCTCGTGCTCGCCCTTCCGCGTCCCCGTCGCGCGGCTCGAGGCCGGCCGCGGCGACCGGACCTGA
- a CDS encoding YbjN domain-containing protein codes for MFLRRFRSELSVDRGAKRAERSGSTEVLPTVPLLQQLLDEFGLTHSLDGDGDLLVRWEKCSLYFFFYGEQDEVLQARLYLNRRFSVDDRGSLSLLLDEWNRTRLFGKAYTILPDDGMVAICAEECHDFEGSTRSQLKFTVATWIDSLLRFADWVDDQV; via the coding sequence GTGTTCCTGCGCCGCTTCCGCTCCGAGCTGTCCGTCGATCGCGGGGCGAAGCGCGCGGAACGCAGCGGCTCCACCGAGGTGCTACCCACGGTGCCGCTGCTGCAGCAGCTGCTCGACGAGTTCGGTCTCACCCACTCCCTCGACGGCGACGGCGACCTGCTCGTCCGCTGGGAGAAGTGCAGCCTGTACTTCTTCTTCTACGGCGAGCAGGACGAGGTGCTACAAGCACGGCTGTACCTCAATCGCAGGTTCAGTGTCGACGATCGTGGATCGTTGAGTCTGCTGCTCGACGAGTGGAACCGGACGCGGCTGTTCGGCAAGGCGTACACGATCCTGCCCGACGACGGCATGGTGGCGATCTGTGCCGAGGAGTGCCACGACTTCGAGGGTTCCACCCGCTCCCAGCTCAAGTTCACCGTCGCCACCTGGATCGATTCGCTGCTGCGCTTCGCCGACTGGGTGGACGACCAGGTCTGA